The sequence below is a genomic window from Cucumis melo cultivar AY chromosome 5, USDA_Cmelo_AY_1.0, whole genome shotgun sequence.
TGAGAAAAGATTCATCCTTCCCATGCGAACTTGTCTTGTCTTCTACCATCTTAATAAACATATATTTCTCAAATCATCAATTCATTCTCCTCTTGTGTGAAGTTTATTTAGACAACTGCCAAAGAATTTATATTCGACAGGATACATGGTGCtgcattttctctttttaaactctttttctACAAACATAATAGTTCAGTTATCTTTCAATCAGAGTCCTTGTTGACTAATGAAATCAATGTTTGGGATGTTCTTCTAAGAAGACACTATAGTGAGATATAGTGCGTGCAGTCATAAGAGCAGTACTCAAGATGCGAGTATCAAATTTGGTAGTGATGGGCCAATCTAAAAGGAGGGTTTGTAGATTTTTCAATTGCAAACAAGAATTCCTTCTTAAACTTCAAATCACAAATTTTATCAGCGACATCAACACAAAACCCATTCTTCATCTCCATTTTCTTTCATAACCACAACTtctcgtttaaataaaaaaagaagtcaTTTTCTTCCTAACAGTTTTGCAGCTTCCAGCGTCCTACTATTCCGTCCAAAATGAAACAAAAGGTAACAAATAAAGGTTTGAAGACTCCGAGCAATATACCCACCAAGCTTTCAAAGAATTTGAATCCTAATGAAATCAGACGAAATCTCAAACCTGACATTACGTTATCCATCTTCAAAACTCTAATGAAATCTCAAACATACGATTACGTCGGAGATTTCGACCAATGAAGCTGATTTGACGAAAGCATCATACTTCCATACAGAAAACAATTGTTGCATCCAAATCGAGGCCGTTAATGATTGGAAAAATACAGAACatcaaaagaagaaatgaaaaatcGATACAATACCATTGACTTTTCTAGCAAATAAACAGGGAAAGAGAGCGGAACAAAGCTAACCTCGTCCATGACTGATCGGATTGAAGCTCCTAGAAATTTTGGAGATCAAACGGAAGACTCTAATACAACGTAGAGGAAGACGCAGTTTAAGTTGAACGAAGAAGAGATGTTGGATTTTTGTCCCAATGAAATCATATAAAAGGAGTAGTACTTATCAGTGGGCCGTTCTATATGGGCCTTCTTCGGCCCACCAACACAGCCCGTTAATTcacaattaaattaattaaaggtaaatggtaaaaacaaaacaatttaccctcaaactttcaaaattatCTCAACTTTCAAACTTTAGAATTTGAAAAAACTTTAGAATTGGATTTTCAAACTTACGTAATTGCTAATTATAAAAGTCTGAAGTTATTACATTTGTAGAtccaatttttataattataataaatttgaaggttcaattttaacatttaaaagTTCAGTAATCaattgttattaaatatttgaagGGGTTTATGCAAGGTTTTTGGAatctaatgaaattattttataggtaaaacattttaattcttaaccaaattatatatataacaagTCTTTTAAAATggcttttttaattttttttttttttttttttttttggattttggaAACAATCAGACTTCGAACATATAGAAGCGATgtttatagatttaatttttttagaaaaaaagcaAATAGTTAGCTTCTTTTAACTTTAGTCATAGAAACTAAAAGAATAAGATGAATGGATAGACGACCCTTCTTATTGATCAGATTGGATGTGGTGAATCCTGCTCTCCTGTCCCAATTAGTGAATGACAAACAGAAAGTGTCTCTgatatttcaattttatattcaCGACGAGATAACGAATACTCTAGTCTTAGATGATCTCATTATAATATTTATCCCATAATAGTGTGAGGTCTCCGAAAGTAGAAATACATGACAGATTCAATTTTGTACAATCACATTGTAGACAGTATATGTATGTTAAAGTTCTCTATGGGAGAAGACAGTTTGTTTGGATAGAATTTCTAGATGCTTAAAAAAGTGTTCCAAAGGGAATTTTCTTTTAAGCACATAGAAAATCAATCAAAACAGAGCTGTCTTATTGCTCCCAAGTTCACCAATTTCATCCCAGTCAATCAACTCATACCCAAATGTGTAAGTTCATCTCTATAGTCTATATTACATCATTAATTGACCTCGTTAACATCAATGACATTGTTAACATGATGGTATCTGTGTTTGCATAATACCCGAAATGTTACAGGGAGAAACTTTGAATTAAAGAGTGAGTATACTTTCTTTCTAACAAGTTATGGCAAGCTAATCTGAAGAAAGAAGCAGTTATCATGGCTACACACACTCATCTTCGAGGAATGGATGGATCAAACCTTGTTTCCCAGGCAGCATTGCTACCAATGGGGGCAGCCACACCAGCGCTCGTTCCAGCTGGGGCTGAGCCATGATCAATGGAATGCGAAAATTGACTGTCTCCTGACACCACAGGAGCCATTACAACTTGTGACCTTCCATACATGTCAACATAGCCATTGGCACTGGGCATGTGAGGTGGGTACGAAGGATCCAAACGTGTGTACGCACCACCATATGCATTTGGTGCTACAGAAGAAGCAGATAGTTTTAGTTTCATCGTAAGTGTCAAAAAACGTCCAAAGATGATTAATGAAAAGTGTGAAAAGAAATGTACCGTATGCCCGTTTCTCCACATTCAAAGCCTCGGCTCGCAACCTCTCTACTTCCCTTGCAAGGGCAATCAGATTCATTTCTGTTGCTTTCATTTGCTCTACTTGTTCAATGTTCCTACCTTTTTCATGCTCAAATGTAGCTCTGCGTACCGggttaataaataaaaaagaattagcACATTAAGTTGAAAATTCAAATTGAGAATCAAATATCAAATATGCATTTCATCCAGATAGAAAAAGAATTCATAGCACATCACCAATTGCCAAGTAACAAATAATTAATGCCGTTAAACCACCGATTGACCCAAAAGTTTAAGCTAATGGATGAAGGCATATTTAACTTTATATCATcatgcactcccctcactagtggatttgaaacaaatttcattgataaaaatgaaataatggAGTAAAAACACCAAGACACGAGACACCAATACTTGTGATTACAAAAAAAGTACCTTTTTAGATAGAAATTGATGCttcagaaaaaaaaagtatttacaTTTACATCAATACATGGCATTAGAAAGCAATGAATCCATAAAACTCTAGGGTTGAAAAAGGTTCcttaaaaagttttttttataagaaacattTCGTTAATAAGATAAAATAAGGGGAAACCCCAAGCGCCTAGAATTGATTACAAAAAGAGCGTCAATTGGAAACTAAGAAAGAAAGGCTAAAGTTCTTAAATGGGTGCCCAATTTTGTACCAAGAAAAAGTCATGGACAGAACAATGTCAAAAGAAGAAGTAAATAGGAAGCAAAATCCTGAAAGAGACGCCTATTGCACTTGCCCTATAAAGTCCGAAAATAAGCCTGAAGAATAGCCAATCAAATAATCTTCTTGCAGTCAAAGAATGGGTGTCCCGCCATAAGAGAGTTCAGGATGACATAAATATTGTTGGAATGAGCAGTAGACCATCCAAAAGCCTCCAAAATGTTGTCCCAAAATTGCAGAGCAAAAGGACAATGAATAAAAAGATGAGCAGGAGACTCAACACGAGCAAAACACATAAAACACCAAGATGGAGAAAGAGACGTAGAAGGCATACGACACCAGAGATGACCAGCAATGTTAATGGCATTATGGCTAAGCTCCCAAAAGTCAACTATTGGGGTGGAAGAGCCAAGCCACTTAAGTACAACATTGGTCACCCTATTCTAACCAATGCGGAACAAAGACAGCCCGTACTACTTTGGTTCCTAACAGAAAGCTTCGTTCAAAGCAAGTCACAAAGTCTTCTCCATTCTGTAGCATGGAATGAATGGCCAACGAAAATGGGTGCAAGAATATCAAAGATGTTGTTAGGCAAAATCAAGGACCAACTAAAAGCATCCACAGCCGTTGCCCAATATCTAGAAGCAGGACACCAATGGCAAAAAGATGTTCAGGATGCTTCAAATCAACAGAACACATAATACACCATGATGGGGAAAGGTAAAAGTATGGCTTTTTTTAAGCTAATCTGCTATATTAATAACCCCAAGACTAAGCTCCCaaaggatttttcttttttttcaatgagaaacatttcattaaaaaatgaaataggaAAAACACCTAAACCTAGAGGTGATTACCTCCCGAAGGAAGATTAGGAAGATTTTAATCTTGTTTGGATGAACGCCATTCAAACTACGAAATAAAGATTATACGGGAAGTCAGGGTACTTTGGCAAGGTGGATTTGTAATCCATTTGTGTCTCATCAAACTAAAAGAATCAGCGAAAGTTCGCGAGGATACATAGGTCATGGAAAGAAGTATGAAAATGGGTGCATTTTAATGCATCTATGTTTAATCTTAATTCTAAAATGTTAAgtgattattttttatttctattatcAAGTTGGGGGTTGCCttttaaaattacttttgttCTTGTAGGCCAGTTGCCTGGTTTTGGTAGGCTAAAAAATTGGTTTCTcatataaaaagaagaagaaaaaaaagtaataacaaAGAATTTAGTATTTTGATTTTAGTCTGAATTATGTTAATGGCCAAAAAATTCTTGAGCTAAATAGTTGTAACTGAAACATTGTAAAAGAAAAGTAGCAAACGTTGAAATACATCTCACCTCAACCTTTGGTGTTCTTTCCTCaaatcctcgagctcagcaTGTAAATTGGGTAGATTCTTAATATCAGACTCTGTTTTATTCAACTCCTGGGTTGCTTGTTGAATTTGGAAGGTTAATTCTTGTTTGTCTTTGACCAAGCTTTGAGCCTCCATGTGGGCCTGCTGCAAATCCTTCTTCAGCCCCTCTCCCGCTTCAATACTTGCTTCCATTTTTGCAATCTTATCTAGCAATACTCTCATCTGAATATCACTTTCAGTTTGAATGCTTCGAATATGTGCTCGCACGGTTTGTATTTCTTTCTCGGCACCCACAAGCTCTTGCCTCAAAGTGACATGAGCAGTTGCCAACTTATGATTTTCCCTTGCAAGTTTTTCTATGTCAGATGTCTGTACAGCTAATTTGTCCTCTAGTAATTCAAGAGACTTGTGACCAACAGCAGAATCTGATCCAGGAAATGGACCATGGCGCATCAACCCTGGAGCCTTAACAGGACGCCCATTGTATAGTGGTTGAAGTGTTTCCCTCGAGGACATTTATATTTATAACTTATCTCAAGCACTGGTTTCACTGCACGAATTTCAAAGGATATGCACACTTTTATGCACAGCTAGATGCTTGAACTAAAAAACATGTATAAAACAGAAACACACTTATGGACGTAATTTTATAACTAAATCAAGTACTTGATAATTTTAAGAGAAGAAAGTTATTTCTTAAAGAATAATCAGGTCTTAAAATCCAGCTAGACCAGTTGAAAGACAAGCAACTCTATGCATTTGTACCAGGGAGACAAATCCTAAATGCATCTGTTATTACAAATGAGATTATTGATGATTGAAGTGCTCGAAAGAAGAAGAGTTTGATTATTAAACTTGCTTTAGAGAAAGAAAACCTTTGATAAGACGAATTAGGGTTTCTTGAGGTGATCCTCCAAGTTAAAGCTTTTGGCCCTTTATGGCAAAAGTTGATCATTGGTTGTATTTCTAATCCTAGTTATTCTAATATAATGATCCACCAAGTGGAAAATTAATCACACTTGTGGTTCCTTTAAGGGTTTCATTGATCTGGTTCTTTCTAAGGTTTAATACTGGTGTAAATCCTCACACCTCTTGAAAGATTATAGTCTTTCTTCTTTACTAAAGAGAGGACAACTGTTCTTGTAATCCACCTATGGTGAGCATTTCGTCTATCAATACCTTGTCtctaaaagttaaataaataaataaagacgCAATAGCCTCCAACTCCCTAGAAACACTTTTATTTCGAATTAATACTCCAGAGGATCTCCAAGAATCCTGCTTGTGAACAAACTtctgttttttttctcttttttccaaAAGAGAGCCAAACTACTCAAGTCCAAGGCAAATAGGAATTAGCTCCAACAAACCGCCTAAAAAAGAACACctccaaaaatatatgatcaaAAGCCTATTTATCGAGAAAGCACCCCAATGAGGCCTAAAGGCCAAAACAAAGCAGGAAAGTTTCTGTACAGCAGGCAAGGAGTAATTTTCCCTTAACGCAACTGACAAGGAGAAAAGTTTGACTATCTTCTAGACTTTCACCTTCCAAAGTTCAAAAGACCAAGTTCTGCAATCCGTGGGCCTTGAAGTAACACAAAACCATGGGAAGGGGCAGTAAGTAGTTAACTCATTTAACTCCCTTTCAGCCAAGAGCGCTTCTGGACTGGAAGTAAAAAACAGACTACCAGAGGAAAAGTTGAGAAAAGGTAGTGTGAGATAAGAGCATTAGTTTCCAATAGCGAGAGAGTAAAGGTGAGGGTATTGGGTAAAACAACTAAAAAGAACTGTCAATCCATTGATCCTCCTGAAAACATATCAAACGCCAATTTCCGCTGAATAGTTTAACACAAGAAATAATGTGGGACAAACATTCTGAAAAAGCTTTCTTAATGCCTCCAAACCAAAACAAAGGTAACAAATAAAGTTTGAAAACTCCAAGCAACATATCGTTTATCAACCAAGCCTGGAAAAGAATTCATGGCTCGGCAGTTGGCACACGCAGAACATAATCCAATTTAGAGCACAATCCATCTTCAAAACTCTAATTAAATCTCCACCCTACGAGTACCTCGCACATTGTGACCAGTGAAGCTGGTTTGAAGGGGAAGCATCAAAGAAAAAGCAGAAATGCCATTCCTTTAAACTATAATCCAGATTACAAGTATAATCCAAACAAAGCAAGCAATACAGGAACATGTTTTCAAAACAGAAAACGATCAGTGAATCCAAATTGAGGCCGCTCATGATTGGAAAAAGGAAATGAAAATGGATTCACTACCATTGATTTCTCTTATAACTAAATACAGAAGGAGAGTGATGTTGAAGGATTAGAGTAAGTTAGGTTGTCTTGGTTAAATCCTTAGCTGATTAGAATTAGGATTAGTTTTCTTAATTGATTAGGTTAGGATCATGACTAGTTTCCTTAGTTTATAAAGATTAGGATTGGTTTCTCTTATTAATTGagattaagattaagattaGTTTCCTTTACAATTCTCTATAACCATAGGAATTGTCTTCTCGTATTCATAACTTTTGATTCCCACTTTGCTTTTATTCTTACATATTCCTCTCCTTTCATCATTTAGGCTATATCAGGAAACAAAAGGAATCTTACAAGTTTAGTATTTTACGTAATCACTCCCAAACTTACTCGTTCGAATTACCATAATGTAAACAAATATTCAAGAT
It includes:
- the LOC103493435 gene encoding protein FLX-like 4, translating into MSSRETLQPLYNGRPVKAPGLMRHGPFPGSDSAVGHKSLELLEDKLAVQTSDIEKLARENHKLATAHVTLRQELVGAEKEIQTVRAHIRSIQTESDIQMRVLLDKIAKMEASIEAGEGLKKDLQQAHMEAQSLVKDKQELTFQIQQATQELNKTESDIKNLPNLHAELEDLRKEHQRLRATFEHEKGRNIEQVEQMKATEMNLIALAREVERLRAEALNVEKRAYAPNAYGGAYTRLDPSYPPHMPSANGYVDMYGRSQVVMAPVVSGDSQFSHSIDHGSAPAGTSAGVAAPIGSNAAWETRFDPSIPRR